TCAGTGTCGAGATGAAGGACGAGAACAGCATCATCATGCATGTCAGTCCGTCGACGTAGTATCCGAGGTTCAGTGTGTAGTCGCCGATGGCGAACCACCTGATCGATTCGGTAATGGGAAGTCCCATTTCGTATTCGGAGCTGCCGAGGTACTCCACGCTGATCGCCAGTGCGATCAGGAACGAGAGCAGGGCTCCGGCTATTGCGATGTAACCACCCTTCTCGGGTGTCTTCCTTCCGATGATACCGATGATGAGGAAACACATCATAGGGATGAAAGGAACGAGCCATGTGTATTCAGCTATCATCTTACCACCTCATAGATGTGAGCTCAGCATCATCGAGCTCCGTGGACTTTCTAATCTTGTATGCGTTGAGCAGGATAGCGATTCCCACTGCGACCTCTGCCGCTGCGACGGAGATCGACATGATGACGAACGCCTGACCGACGATATCGTAGTTGAATGCCGCGAATGTGACGAAGTTGATGTTCGCCGCGTTGAGCATAAGCTCGATACACATCAGGACGACGATCGCGTTGCTCTTCGTCAGGACACCGTATGCCCCGATACAGAAGAGGATCGCTCCGAGGACGAGGAAGTACTCCATTGGAATCATTCTTCCACCTCCTCCTTCGAAATGACGACTCCGCCGACCATGGCTCCGAACATGAGCAAAGCCAAGGGGATCAGCACGAATCCGTACTCCTCGAACACAGCATAGGGCAGACTGTTCTCCTTGAGCTCGCCTCCGTCGAATATGTCCTGGTCGGGATCATGTTCTGTACCTGCGAATGTGGGCAGTCCCTGAGGTTCGTCGTAGTTTGTCTCGATGTTCGAAACGAATATGCCTCCGATGAGGACCACCAGGAGGATTCCGACCACAACAAGGCCCTTAGAGGATCTCTTACTCATCGTCCTCATCCTCCTTTGTTACAATGTATCTTCTTGTCAGCATGACGCTGAATGCGAACAGGATGGTGATAGCACCAACGTACACCAGCATCTGGATAACTCCGAGGAACTCCGCCTCCAGGAAGAAGTAGAAGAGTCCTACGCAGAAGAAAACCAGAGCGAGGTAGAACGCGCTATGCATGACCTCCTTGTCGTGCACGACATACAGGGCTGCGAGTATTGTGATCGCTGCCAGTATGAGGAATGCAACGAGATCGAGGTTGTCAAGTGCATAGGTACCGAAACCGACCAATCCGTTCCAGACCCAAACTAGGGCATCCCAAATGACTCCCATCAGAGCACCTCCTTGATTTCGAGTGCATCCTTAGGACAGGCGTCCACGCAGTTCTTGCATGAGATACACTTCGCGTTATCGAATTCAGGACGCACGATGGGCTTACCCTTGTCGTTGACTCCCTTCTCGACCATTGTGATGGCGTCGACGGGACAGACCTTGGAGCACTTCTTGCATCCGATACACTTGCTGTCGGTGAGCTCGGGCTTGTCGACATCGAAGATGTGGACACGCCTCTCGGGGTTGCCGTTCTCGATATCGGAAGGCAACGTAACCTCCAGCTTGACCTCCATTCCGGGGGTCGTCTTATCGTAGTTGAGCCTCCTGGGGCCCCAGAGCAGGTCGTACCTTGTGTACTCGGCCAACTCATATTCAGGGGTGACGGTCATAGCATCGACGGGGCAGTACTCTGCGCAGTATCCGCAGAATGCGCACCTTCCGATGTTGACCTGAGGCCTCATTACCTTTTCACCGTTGTCATCTTCGACCTCGATGAGCTTGATGGCCTGCGTTACGCACATGCGTACACACATTCCGCAACCAACGCACTTGTCGAACCTGAGTCCGGGGCGTCCGCGGTAGTTCTCCGGAATCCACTCCTTCTCATAGGGGTACAGGACGGTGACGGGCCTGTGGACGACTGTCTTGCAGAAGAGCTTAAAGACCGTCCAGGTAGGCTTCATTATCCAAAGGCTCTTTGCGAGGTTCTTCGGATACTTATCTAGATACTTCATCGCCATCAGTAGAACCCTCCTATCTTAAGAAGAACGGCAATGGCCAGGTTGAACACGGACAGAGGCATGAAGACCTTCCATCCCAAGTTCAGGATCTGGTCGGGCCTGACACGGGCGATCGCTCCTCTGACGACGATCATCAGGAAGAACACGAACCATGCCTTGATCAGGAAGACAATCTCGGGAAGGGCTGTGCCACCGATGAAGGGGATAGTCCATCCTCCGAGGAACAGGATCGCGACCATACCGCATGAGACTGAACCCCTTAGGTAGTCTGCGAGCATGATGAGACCCCATTTCATTCCTGCGTACTCGGTCTGCCATCCC
The nucleotide sequence above comes from Methanomassiliicoccales archaeon LGM-RCC1. Encoded proteins:
- a CDS encoding 4Fe-4S binding protein, producing MKYLDKYPKNLAKSLWIMKPTWTVFKLFCKTVVHRPVTVLYPYEKEWIPENYRGRPGLRFDKCVGCGMCVRMCVTQAIKLIEVEDDNGEKVMRPQVNIGRCAFCGYCAEYCPVDAMTVTPEYELAEYTRYDLLWGPRRLNYDKTTPGMEVKLEVTLPSDIENGNPERRVHIFDVDKPELTDSKCIGCKKCSKVCPVDAITMVEKGVNDKGKPIVRPEFDNAKCISCKNCVDACPKDALEIKEVL
- the nuoK gene encoding NADH-quinone oxidoreductase subunit NuoK, whose translation is MIPMEYFLVLGAILFCIGAYGVLTKSNAIVVLMCIELMLNAANINFVTFAAFNYDIVGQAFVIMSISVAAAEVAVGIAILLNAYKIRKSTELDDAELTSMRW
- a CDS encoding NADH-quinone oxidoreductase subunit J gives rise to the protein MGVIWDALVWVWNGLVGFGTYALDNLDLVAFLILAAITILAALYVVHDKEVMHSAFYLALVFFCVGLFYFFLEAEFLGVIQMLVYVGAITILFAFSVMLTRRYIVTKEDEDDE